Proteins co-encoded in one Spirosoma endbachense genomic window:
- a CDS encoding serine hydrolase domain-containing protein, translating to MNKCLLLTLLLVVSLTSQAQPPSFRSYQKLKEFQGLYQYQNRTTLKLAASPRDSLLYAIIAESRYPLYPIGDDLFRNQSKDTIRFQRDPQGKVIAYWVNQQQFRQLSDTLRFPIQMWYPRIGQSDKSYSYHPPIAEQDGLRVGGLQQSGLDSTLLTTMIQQIVKGTYPNIHSVLIIKDGRLVFEEYFYEYNQQRLHQLRSATKSFISALTGIAIDKGLIKSVHEPVLPFFPEYQVSNNSDAKRTITIAHLLANQSGLDCDISDAHAVGNETQMDYSADWVKYTLDLPMSDVPGGKGMYCSGNPITVGRIVEKQTKLSLPEFAQQTLFAPLGITQFDWHFQPDSSSAETYCQLSLRPRDMAKFGLLYLNKGRWQGKQLISQDWITTSLTKHSVVQNVNYGYLWWLKYLNAGGSRFDGFAAQGNGGQRIYIWPGQNMVTVITGGNFNQQSPADELLARYILLGFTNQR from the coding sequence ATGAATAAGTGCTTACTCCTTACTCTGCTTCTCGTAGTTTCCCTGACCAGCCAAGCCCAGCCACCCTCCTTCCGATCTTACCAAAAACTTAAGGAGTTCCAGGGACTTTACCAATACCAAAATCGAACCACGCTCAAGCTAGCAGCTTCTCCCCGAGATTCACTCCTCTATGCGATTATTGCCGAGAGTCGCTACCCGCTGTATCCCATTGGCGATGACCTATTTCGAAATCAAAGTAAAGATACCATCCGCTTTCAGCGAGACCCACAAGGGAAAGTTATCGCCTACTGGGTCAACCAACAACAATTTCGCCAACTCAGTGATACGCTGCGGTTCCCCATCCAAATGTGGTATCCCCGGATAGGGCAATCCGACAAATCCTATAGCTATCACCCACCTATAGCTGAACAGGACGGGTTGAGAGTGGGCGGTCTTCAACAATCGGGTTTAGATTCTACCCTGCTAACGACGATGATTCAACAAATTGTTAAGGGCACTTATCCCAATATTCATTCTGTTTTGATTATTAAAGATGGTCGGTTGGTGTTTGAAGAGTATTTCTATGAATATAACCAACAGCGTCTCCATCAACTCCGCTCAGCCACCAAAAGCTTTATTTCCGCTTTAACCGGTATTGCCATTGATAAAGGGCTAATCAAAAGTGTGCACGAACCAGTCTTACCATTCTTCCCCGAATACCAGGTTAGCAACAACTCGGATGCCAAACGAACCATCACCATTGCCCACTTATTGGCTAACCAAAGTGGTTTAGACTGTGACATTAGCGATGCGCACGCAGTAGGTAATGAAACCCAGATGGATTATTCAGCGGACTGGGTAAAATATACGCTGGATTTGCCCATGAGTGATGTGCCTGGAGGCAAAGGGATGTATTGCTCTGGTAATCCTATTACGGTAGGCCGTATCGTTGAAAAGCAGACCAAGTTATCCCTTCCTGAGTTTGCCCAACAAACTTTATTCGCTCCCTTGGGCATCACCCAGTTTGATTGGCACTTTCAGCCTGATTCGTCGAGTGCCGAAACCTACTGTCAGCTTTCGTTGCGTCCCCGGGATATGGCTAAGTTTGGCCTTCTATATTTAAATAAGGGCCGGTGGCAAGGGAAGCAACTCATTTCACAGGACTGGATTACCACATCGTTAACCAAACACTCAGTGGTACAAAATGTAAATTATGGTTACCTGTGGTGGTTAAAGTATTTAAATGCGGGCGGGAGTCGTTTCGATGGCTTTGCCGCCCAAGGCAATGGTGGCCAACGGATTTACATCTGGCCTGGGCAAAACATGGTCACGGTGATCACGGGGGGCAATTTTAATCAACAGTCGCCTGCTGACGAACTCTTGGCGAGGTACATCTTATTGGGCTTTACCAATCAACGATAA
- a CDS encoding response regulator — translation MNEHPIIFIDADDDDHDMFKKALSELALPHPVLVFGNGQTALDYLKATTQIPFLIISEISMPGMSGLELRQQIDQDPGLRKKCIPFVFMTHPVEEQMVEEAYELTIQGLFEKTATYAAWKAQLAAIIAYWTECHHPKRFTR, via the coding sequence ATGAACGAGCACCCAATCATCTTTATTGACGCCGATGACGATGATCACGACATGTTCAAAAAGGCCTTGTCGGAGTTAGCTCTGCCTCATCCTGTCCTCGTTTTCGGCAACGGCCAAACCGCTCTGGACTACCTGAAGGCAACGACGCAGATTCCCTTTTTGATTATTTCCGAAATCAGTATGCCGGGGATGAGTGGGCTAGAGCTTCGCCAACAAATCGATCAGGATCCAGGCCTGCGCAAAAAGTGTATTCCGTTTGTGTTTATGACCCACCCGGTTGAAGAACAGATGGTCGAAGAAGCCTATGAATTAACCATCCAGGGACTATTTGAAAAGACGGCCACTTACGCTGCCTGGAAAGCTCAGTTGGCGGCCATTATTGCCTACTGGACGGAATGCCATCATCCCAAGCGCTTTACCCGGTAA
- a CDS encoding sensor histidine kinase: MLLPEEINRLQALRSYEILDSLPEADYDHITSLAAQICQAPISLISLVDEKRQWFKSTYGLAVRETPRQFSFCAHAILQPNGPFLIPDTRQDERFATNPFVTGEPHIVFYAGIPLVDAEGFAVGSLCVLDNKPRQLDEDQLRALQTLTDQVVNLLALRKANSALRLSEQRYRTLTAELEEQVQTRTQDLKMANEALHTANELLTRANDNLQQFASVASHDLQEPLRKIQSFGNLLQVQYGNQLGEGRTYLDRMQSAATRMSALIRDLLSYSRISAIHERRQLIPLTAVVQTVLTDLELVIAETEAIVQVEPLPEVVGDAVQLGQLFQNLLSNALKFSRTSSSKRLPSAQSKVPFIQVRVQTMLAKDLPPSVRTALSAPLYYRIDVIDNGIGFEQKQADRIFQVFQRLHGKGEFAGTGIGLAICEKVVTNHGGAIRATSQPGQGATFSIFLPN; this comes from the coding sequence ATGCTACTGCCTGAGGAAATCAACCGGCTACAAGCCTTACGAAGCTATGAGATCCTGGACTCCCTGCCCGAGGCCGACTATGATCATATTACCAGCCTGGCCGCTCAAATCTGTCAGGCTCCCATCTCGCTAATTAGTCTGGTCGATGAAAAACGACAATGGTTTAAGTCTACCTATGGACTGGCGGTTCGGGAAACACCCCGCCAGTTTTCCTTTTGTGCCCACGCCATCCTCCAGCCGAATGGGCCTTTCCTGATCCCCGATACCCGCCAGGATGAACGCTTCGCCACAAATCCCTTTGTCACGGGTGAACCCCATATCGTTTTTTACGCCGGTATACCCCTGGTGGATGCGGAGGGCTTTGCGGTAGGCTCCCTGTGTGTGCTGGATAACAAGCCCAGACAATTGGACGAGGACCAACTCAGAGCTTTACAAACTTTGACCGACCAGGTGGTCAATCTGCTCGCCTTACGAAAAGCCAATAGTGCTTTACGCCTGAGTGAACAGCGGTATCGAACCTTGACGGCTGAGCTCGAAGAGCAAGTCCAAACGCGCACCCAGGACCTCAAAATGGCCAATGAGGCGCTTCATACCGCCAATGAGTTATTAACCAGGGCCAATGATAACCTGCAACAATTTGCTTCGGTGGCTTCTCATGACTTACAGGAGCCCCTGCGAAAGATTCAATCTTTTGGCAACCTGTTGCAAGTCCAGTATGGCAACCAATTGGGCGAAGGCCGTACCTACCTGGATCGGATGCAATCGGCGGCTACTCGCATGTCAGCACTGATTCGAGATTTATTGAGTTATTCGCGCATATCAGCCATCCATGAGCGTCGACAACTGATCCCGCTCACTGCGGTTGTCCAGACGGTCCTAACGGATCTTGAGTTGGTCATTGCCGAAACGGAGGCGATTGTCCAGGTGGAGCCCTTACCCGAGGTCGTAGGGGATGCTGTTCAGTTAGGTCAGCTCTTTCAGAATCTGCTGAGTAACGCTCTGAAATTTAGTCGGACGAGTTCATCTAAGCGGTTACCGTCCGCCCAATCGAAGGTCCCCTTCATTCAGGTTCGGGTGCAAACGATGCTGGCGAAGGACTTACCCCCCTCAGTCAGGACGGCTCTTTCGGCCCCACTTTACTACCGGATCGATGTGATCGATAATGGCATTGGCTTTGAGCAAAAACAGGCCGACCGCATCTTTCAGGTCTTCCAGCGGCTACACGGTAAGGGTGAGTTTGCGGGCACGGGCATTGGCCTGGCCATTTGCGAGAAAGTGGTGACCAATCATGGGGGAGCGATTCGGGCGACCAGTCAGCCCGGTCAGGGGGCCACCTTTAGTATCTTTTTACCCAACTAA
- a CDS encoding response regulator, with product MTSKAPIVVIEDDEDDQLFIEKALTSLAIVNPVVFFSNGVDAIEYLIAASEAPLVILSDVNMPAMNGIELRQLIDLNEYLKLKCIPFVFLTTAADQDLVNTAYRMTIQGFFKKERTFTGLQEQLHSILDYWDKCLHPNSRFT from the coding sequence ATGACCAGCAAAGCGCCCATTGTGGTGATTGAAGATGATGAGGATGATCAACTCTTTATTGAGAAAGCCCTTACCAGTTTAGCCATAGTGAATCCGGTTGTCTTTTTTAGCAATGGCGTTGACGCTATCGAGTACTTAATCGCTGCTTCGGAAGCGCCCTTAGTGATTTTAAGCGATGTCAACATGCCGGCCATGAACGGCATTGAGCTTCGCCAGCTGATTGATCTGAATGAGTACCTGAAACTGAAATGTATCCCCTTCGTTTTTTTAACCACGGCGGCCGATCAAGACCTGGTTAACACGGCGTATCGGATGACCATTCAGGGGTTCTTTAAAAAAGAGCGCACCTTTACTGGTTTACAAGAACAGCTGCACTCGATTCTGGACTATTGGGATAAGTGCTTACATCCTAACAGTCGGTTTACGTAG
- a CDS encoding response regulator, with protein sequence MIRLVHGLANNNQQSFSDFYDTYAPRLWGIILLAKLPTAQSETILINTLKKAWQQVNQQILPVKPTFVSLLSLAYREGLPREFVKASLPPNPTAMPSSANRYPLDKTVQVLIAGCSLDDQALFTQSLKASMPRVEITFSSGIDQALVHLRTSFLNSTNLPRLLLLTLSESDTQIDWQLLHQIKTSYRLLPIVLIGTEQQAAMAPKAYDLGITSFLVKPPDLDEWKEELALLSKYWLTIASLPNQQRN encoded by the coding sequence ATGATTCGGCTTGTTCATGGATTAGCTAACAACAATCAGCAGTCTTTCTCTGACTTTTACGATACGTATGCTCCTAGGCTTTGGGGCATTATTCTACTCGCTAAGCTACCGACGGCACAGTCAGAAACAATTCTGATAAACACACTAAAAAAGGCCTGGCAACAAGTAAACCAACAGATATTACCTGTAAAGCCTACGTTCGTCTCACTGCTCTCTTTAGCCTATAGGGAAGGATTACCCAGGGAGTTCGTTAAAGCTAGTCTTCCACCCAACCCAACCGCCATGCCAAGTAGTGCGAATCGGTACCCTTTAGATAAAACCGTCCAGGTACTCATTGCCGGATGCTCCCTGGACGACCAAGCGTTATTTACCCAGAGCTTGAAAGCCAGTATGCCGCGAGTAGAGATAACCTTTTCGTCAGGAATTGATCAAGCTTTGGTGCATTTGCGAACCAGCTTTCTGAATTCGACTAATTTACCCAGGCTACTCCTGTTGACGTTATCGGAATCGGATACCCAGATCGATTGGCAACTGTTGCACCAGATCAAAACCAGTTATCGCCTATTGCCTATTGTGCTCATTGGGACAGAACAACAAGCGGCTATGGCCCCCAAAGCCTACGACTTGGGAATTACTTCATTTCTGGTGAAACCTCCCGACTTGGATGAATGGAAAGAGGAACTGGCTTTACTGTCCAAATACTGGCTTACGATTGCGAGCTTACCCAATCAGCAACGAAACTAA
- a CDS encoding helix-turn-helix domain-containing protein has translation MKIYIRYMVSRRCKLVVQAILDQLGLQYLLVDLGEVELKAEMTADQRDQLKIALLIVGLELMDDKKAILIEKIKTLIIDMVHYADELPKTNNSDYISQKLNYDYTYLTNLFSQVTGTTIEHYIITQRIERVKELLLYDKLNLTQIAYKLNYSSVAHLSNQFKKVTGLTTTFFKKLKRHHRLAQHDEVLLFDEFSKLFAWSLNGRQSHYYHRSIRRGCIMVLTNPMQTILWASRSFLTMTGYKPIDVLGKTPHFLLGPGSDATTIRFIRKQLNDIQTLEADILNYRSNGETFVCHLRIDPLHNQQGELTHFIGVEYEQV, from the coding sequence ATGAAAATCTATATCAGATATATGGTCTCCAGGCGCTGCAAACTGGTTGTGCAGGCAATATTAGATCAACTCGGGTTACAATACCTACTAGTCGATTTAGGGGAAGTGGAACTCAAAGCGGAAATGACAGCGGATCAACGGGATCAATTGAAAATCGCTTTATTGATAGTAGGGCTGGAACTGATGGACGATAAGAAAGCGATTCTGATTGAAAAAATAAAAACCCTGATCATCGACATGGTGCATTATGCTGACGAACTACCTAAAACAAATAACTCTGATTACATCAGCCAGAAACTTAACTATGATTACACCTACCTAACGAACCTTTTTTCCCAGGTGACAGGCACTACCATTGAGCACTACATTATTACTCAACGAATTGAACGCGTAAAAGAATTGCTCTTATATGATAAACTGAATCTTACTCAAATAGCCTATAAGCTCAACTACAGCAGTGTAGCGCATCTGTCCAACCAGTTCAAGAAAGTTACGGGATTAACGACTACTTTCTTCAAAAAACTCAAGCGTCATCACCGCCTGGCTCAACACGACGAAGTACTACTTTTTGATGAATTTAGCAAGTTATTCGCCTGGTCGCTAAATGGTCGACAGTCTCATTATTATCACCGCTCAATCAGGAGAGGCTGTATCATGGTCTTAACCAACCCGATGCAAACAATTCTATGGGCAAGCCGCAGTTTTTTGACAATGACCGGTTACAAACCAATTGATGTGTTAGGGAAAACTCCTCACTTTTTACTGGGCCCTGGTAGTGACGCGACTACGATACGGTTCATCCGGAAGCAACTGAATGATATCCAAACCCTGGAGGCTGACATCCTAAATTATCGTAGCAATGGGGAAACCTTTGTATGTCATTTACGAATTGACCCTTTGCATAATCAACAAGGGGAGTTAACACACTTCATAGGCGTAGAATATGAGCAAGTATAA
- a CDS encoding DUF5131 family protein, with protein MNTMDIRWRFFNEVVPACPNLLFLFLSKRHSNYNKIIPPWWLTNPPANVMLGTSVVNANTYNTLVPQLLKVNGRRFLSMEPQLSGIYGPDLTGIDWLIQGGESGHHKRSFDLAWARHMRDECAGQNVPYFFKQIDNVQPIPTDLLIREFPNLPELYSAKRL; from the coding sequence ATGAACACGATGGATATACGCTGGCGATTCTTTAATGAAGTCGTACCAGCCTGCCCGAATCTACTTTTTCTCTTTCTGAGCAAACGCCACAGCAATTACAATAAAATCATTCCTCCTTGGTGGTTAACCAATCCTCCCGCAAACGTGATGTTGGGTACCAGTGTCGTCAATGCAAACACCTATAACACGCTGGTTCCTCAGCTTTTAAAGGTAAACGGTCGCCGATTTCTCTCAATGGAGCCTCAGTTATCAGGAATTTACGGACCTGATCTGACGGGTATTGATTGGCTAATTCAGGGAGGCGAATCCGGTCATCATAAACGATCATTCGATTTAGCTTGGGCTCGGCACATGCGGGATGAATGCGCTGGTCAGAACGTGCCTTATTTTTTCAAACAAATCGACAATGTTCAGCCGATACCCACCGATTTACTGATTAGAGAATTCCCGAACCTACCGGAATTATATTCTGCAAAGCGGCTCTGA
- a CDS encoding tetratricopeptide repeat-containing sensor histidine kinase, giving the protein MRFVFLLFLLFILALRVMAQPMTIAQANRLRSTLNESPADTQQVQTRLRLSDFYLHKTLNVKPSLDSALTMAQQALTLSRRLGYARGADDAVLLQGRVLTRQRRPELVEQMIKGGSETIQIRLLLELGKSWLRSTMTREADWSRARSYFARADTLSRHIHSQLWHEESQQLMGLSYLEAGDWPTSKTYFLPVIQARREAGDKAGELGALFKWVTASQRTNPEERIRFASRALMLARQLGDKPKQAVLLMVIGINYLLPVNLKQAQQAADQAVAIYKEIGPRPIYQTYISLMTDSDFIHRAYLIDFSNPYFLLTEINLLKNNLDQALRYYLKIIEDVEASGLPNDLDYLYFMIGNVYYDWNQPDKSIDYYQQSLAVSKQKGEVIIYGGMVRRLVACLLKQGKVQPALNLLKYVVSQDPPLYPSLFEKPNLLRSFGDCYTALKQYRLAETYYLQALRWSKNGPEGVAQNLVRLQLCQFYVTTGQFAKASLYLKKLNNLPDNYYPLHNRHEIVWLRFKVDSAFGHTASALRHYQRYKAINDSVFNQTKSQQLAELGIRYETQKKEQDLQLKAKNIALLTQQGQTQQTQRNSLLVGTALLMGLLGLSVNRYRLKQRSNQLLEIKQQQINHKNQVLQQLLEDKERLLKEIHHRVKNNLQVVMSLLNSQASYLSDDTALSAIQQSQHRLQSMALIHQKLYQAQGVARIPMNDYIQEVVAYLRESYELPQPISFDVQVEAIELDVTQAVPLGLIINEAITNALKYAFPNDRSGTISLNFHRLKPTTFELRISDDGVGLPADYDPARSHSLGMTLIEGFSQQLGGELTIRNHAGLSISLLFQDEQLSSTSSPLSTTSASVY; this is encoded by the coding sequence ATGCGGTTTGTCTTCTTACTTTTCCTGTTGTTCATTCTGGCACTCCGAGTCATGGCACAACCCATGACCATCGCCCAGGCCAACCGATTACGATCAACGCTGAATGAGAGCCCAGCGGACACCCAGCAGGTTCAAACCCGGCTGCGATTGAGTGATTTTTACCTACATAAGACTTTGAATGTTAAACCCAGCCTGGACTCGGCGCTAACTATGGCCCAGCAGGCACTAACGCTTTCCCGCCGATTGGGCTATGCCCGAGGAGCCGACGATGCGGTTTTGCTGCAGGGCAGAGTCTTGACCCGGCAGCGAAGGCCTGAACTGGTCGAGCAGATGATCAAGGGCGGCAGTGAAACCATCCAGATCCGGCTTCTGCTGGAGTTGGGCAAAAGCTGGCTTCGCTCCACCATGACCAGGGAGGCTGACTGGAGTAGAGCCCGTAGCTATTTTGCGCGAGCCGATACCCTGAGTCGGCACATCCACAGCCAGCTTTGGCACGAGGAAAGTCAGCAGTTAATGGGATTGAGCTACTTAGAGGCAGGTGACTGGCCAACCAGCAAGACCTACTTCCTGCCAGTGATTCAGGCCCGTCGAGAAGCCGGTGACAAGGCTGGTGAGCTAGGAGCCCTGTTCAAATGGGTCACCGCTTCGCAACGAACTAATCCTGAAGAGCGAATAAGGTTTGCCAGTCGGGCTTTAATGCTGGCTCGCCAATTAGGGGATAAGCCTAAACAAGCCGTCTTGCTAATGGTGATTGGCATTAATTACCTACTCCCGGTAAACTTGAAACAAGCCCAGCAGGCAGCCGATCAGGCAGTGGCTATCTACAAGGAGATTGGACCCAGACCAATCTATCAGACCTACATCAGCTTAATGACAGATAGCGACTTCATTCATCGCGCTTATCTTATCGATTTCTCGAACCCTTACTTTCTATTAACCGAAATAAATTTACTAAAGAATAATCTGGACCAGGCCTTACGATACTACCTGAAAATCATCGAAGATGTTGAAGCCAGCGGGCTACCCAATGATCTGGATTACCTCTATTTTATGATCGGTAATGTGTACTATGACTGGAATCAACCTGACAAGAGCATCGACTACTACCAGCAGTCACTGGCTGTCAGTAAGCAAAAAGGAGAGGTTATTATCTACGGAGGGATGGTTCGACGACTGGTTGCCTGCTTACTCAAACAAGGAAAGGTACAGCCAGCTCTAAACCTGCTGAAATACGTTGTTTCACAGGACCCTCCCCTCTATCCCAGTTTATTTGAAAAACCCAATTTGTTACGCAGCTTTGGCGATTGTTACACTGCCCTGAAGCAATACCGGCTTGCCGAAACCTATTATTTGCAGGCTCTTCGGTGGTCTAAGAATGGGCCGGAAGGCGTGGCACAAAATCTTGTCCGCTTACAACTGTGTCAATTTTATGTAACCACCGGTCAGTTTGCCAAAGCCAGTCTTTACCTGAAAAAACTGAACAATCTTCCAGATAATTATTACCCATTGCACAACAGGCACGAAATAGTCTGGTTGCGTTTTAAGGTGGACTCGGCGTTTGGTCACACCGCGTCGGCGCTGCGGCACTACCAGCGTTACAAAGCCATCAATGACTCTGTCTTTAACCAGACCAAGAGCCAGCAGCTTGCCGAGTTGGGTATCCGCTACGAAACCCAAAAGAAAGAACAGGACTTGCAGTTGAAGGCAAAAAACATCGCCCTGTTGACTCAGCAGGGCCAGACCCAGCAAACCCAGCGCAATAGCTTACTGGTAGGCACAGCCCTGTTGATGGGCTTATTGGGCCTGAGTGTAAACCGCTACCGGCTCAAACAACGCAGCAATCAACTTCTTGAGATCAAACAACAGCAGATCAACCACAAGAATCAGGTATTGCAGCAGTTGCTGGAAGATAAGGAACGGCTGCTGAAGGAGATCCACCACCGGGTCAAAAACAACCTCCAGGTGGTGATGAGTTTACTCAACTCCCAGGCCAGTTATCTGTCAGATGATACGGCTCTATCGGCCATCCAGCAGAGCCAGCACCGCTTGCAGTCCATGGCCCTGATCCACCAGAAGCTCTACCAAGCCCAGGGTGTAGCCCGTATTCCCATGAATGACTACATTCAGGAGGTGGTGGCTTACCTGCGGGAGTCCTATGAACTTCCCCAACCGATTAGCTTTGATGTGCAGGTAGAGGCCATTGAACTGGACGTCACCCAAGCGGTGCCCTTAGGCTTAATCATCAACGAAGCCATCACCAATGCCCTCAAGTATGCCTTTCCTAATGATCGTTCCGGAACGATCAGCCTGAACTTTCATCGGCTTAAGCCCACTACGTTTGAGCTACGGATTTCGGATGATGGGGTCGGTTTACCGGCCGATTATGATCCTGCTCGTAGTCACTCTTTGGGTATGACCCTGATTGAGGGTTTTAGCCAGCAACTGGGCGGGGAGTTGACGATTCGTAACCATGCTGGCTTATCGATCAGCTTACTGTTTCAGGACGAACAACTGAGCAGCACTAGTTCCCCTCTTTCCACTACTTCGGCGAGCGTTTATTGA
- a CDS encoding DUF4494 family protein — MAIWYKSKIKYSALVDGEAKPQNETYLHEAINYGEVETQCPDILKTRIKTFDEDTVDTIGKIKFAEVIFHPMQEEDAFWQVKVTVFDEKKRAWTCLVAALDYIEAGQRVCDYLKGSLLPYEIADVKKSDILAVWHPKNELWQGDWWNRMERMYDEGKKEVGHNQLDIDFNKNADEDEDENDDQPNYGYAQRGNQLHDELTKLGFNKRSPK; from the coding sequence ATGGCCATTTGGTATAAATCAAAAATTAAATACAGTGCGCTGGTTGATGGGGAGGCTAAGCCCCAAAACGAAACCTATCTCCACGAAGCCATAAACTATGGGGAGGTCGAAACCCAGTGTCCTGACATCCTGAAGACCCGAATTAAAACCTTCGATGAGGATACAGTAGATACCATTGGAAAGATCAAGTTTGCAGAAGTGATCTTCCATCCCATGCAGGAAGAGGATGCTTTCTGGCAGGTCAAAGTGACTGTTTTCGACGAAAAGAAGCGGGCCTGGACCTGTCTGGTTGCCGCTTTGGATTATATTGAAGCTGGTCAGCGTGTCTGTGACTATTTAAAGGGTTCACTGCTCCCTTACGAGATTGCCGATGTGAAGAAATCCGACATTCTGGCTGTTTGGCATCCCAAAAATGAACTCTGGCAGGGTGACTGGTGGAACCGCATGGAGCGGATGTACGACGAGGGTAAAAAAGAAGTTGGTCATAATCAGCTGGATATTGATTTCAACAAAAACGCTGATGAGGATGAAGACGAAAATGACGATCAGCCGAATTACGGCTATGCACAGCGAGGTAACCAGCTGCACGACGAATTAACGAAGTTGGGCTTCAATAAACGCTCGCCGAAGTAG
- a CDS encoding VRR-NUC domain-containing protein, producing the protein MKKNSNELSAADFRKQYVDQQEHGLQKRCVDWFKRAYPQLIIAAIPNAAKRSPGLARQLLDEGLLAGFPDTIIPFPCGEYHGLFAELKTVNGTVSIQQAAIHALLRAFGYVVIIPRTFEEFQSQVNDYLHP; encoded by the coding sequence ATGAAGAAAAATAGCAATGAATTATCGGCTGCTGATTTTCGCAAACAGTACGTCGATCAGCAGGAGCACGGCCTGCAAAAACGCTGTGTCGACTGGTTTAAACGGGCTTATCCCCAACTGATCATTGCGGCCATTCCCAATGCGGCCAAACGATCGCCAGGTCTGGCCAGACAACTGCTCGATGAAGGATTGCTGGCAGGTTTTCCCGATACGATTATTCCGTTTCCCTGTGGTGAATACCACGGCCTGTTTGCGGAGCTGAAAACGGTTAACGGAACGGTCTCCATTCAACAGGCCGCCATTCATGCCCTACTGAGAGCCTTTGGCTACGTGGTCATCATTCCCCGCACGTTCGAAGAATTTCAATCACAAGTTAACGACTACCTCCACCCATGA
- a CDS encoding MarR family transcriptional regulator — protein MDSLWIDEVIMVLKRTPAEKLLLARICYRAGIMPDGLCRDSNKELSLAIDIHPQTVSDMVRALEKAELITTEIFQKQKNLRTIQPISKILIPYKNKANRYKEKADSHYKEIPYSPSESEQTLSGNSLDPISQILIPYKEFPDSLYKDRELIENQEENSIAASPSTHGREADLNSSENLPEEEKPPNPQPPLSPKKTYGDGTLQKSVKAFIKANPDKYPTGMYVDFLEKWTLLVDHAKNELDIGKEKWRTQDSWTLQTRLENWWPGYQKEQQKNEPATLNPQSTNYSPGQKGAGLAAGATKQLGFIPPGGLRRRGTAERDET, from the coding sequence GTGGATAGCCTTTGGATTGATGAGGTGATCATGGTGCTCAAGCGGACACCAGCCGAAAAGTTGTTACTAGCCCGAATTTGCTACCGGGCCGGGATAATGCCAGACGGTTTGTGCCGGGACAGCAATAAGGAGTTGTCATTGGCTATTGACATACACCCACAGACGGTCTCTGACATGGTTCGCGCGCTGGAAAAAGCCGAACTGATCACAACGGAAATTTTTCAAAAACAGAAGAACCTCCGTACGATCCAGCCTATAAGTAAAATCCTTATACCCTACAAAAACAAGGCCAATAGGTATAAGGAAAAAGCTGATAGTCACTATAAGGAAATTCCTTATAGTCCATCAGAAAGTGAGCAAACACTATCAGGAAATTCCTTAGACCCTATAAGTCAAATCCTTATACCCTATAAGGAATTTCCTGATAGCTTATATAAGGATAGAGAACTAATAGAGAATCAAGAAGAGAACTCTATAGCTGCTTCTCCTTCTACACATGGGCGCGAGGCCGATTTAAATTCTTCTGAAAACCTACCGGAAGAGGAAAAGCCTCCAAACCCCCAACCCCCCCTTTCCCCCAAAAAGACATACGGCGATGGCACTCTGCAAAAAAGTGTCAAAGCTTTTATCAAGGCCAATCCCGATAAGTACCCCACTGGCATGTATGTCGATTTTCTGGAAAAATGGACGCTCCTCGTCGATCACGCCAAAAACGAATTGGACATCGGAAAGGAAAAATGGCGAACGCAGGATTCCTGGACACTTCAGACACGGCTCGAAAACTGGTGGCCTGGCTACCAAAAAGAACAACAAAAAAATGAACCAGCAACTCTCAATCCACAATCCACAAACTATAGTCCTGGCCAGAAAGGAGCCGGCCTTGCAGCTGGAGCGACTAAGCAGCTTGGCTTTATCCCGCCAGGCGGCCTCCGTCGTCGAGGCACGGCTGAAAGGGACGAAACTTAA
- a CDS encoding helix-turn-helix domain-containing protein translates to MQPQPTSYVVMTDYTLQQRLVEALEASNALLEAATEQLGNARFYEEDAAKYLGVEKHTLYRYRQQGLIYEKVGKIISYRRKDLDAWRNAGKTKATAIY, encoded by the coding sequence ATGCAACCACAACCAACCAGCTATGTAGTCATGACAGACTACACTTTACAACAACGGCTCGTTGAAGCCCTGGAAGCCAGCAATGCCTTGCTGGAAGCGGCCACCGAGCAACTGGGGAATGCCCGATTTTACGAAGAAGATGCGGCTAAATACCTGGGCGTCGAAAAACACACACTCTACCGCTATCGCCAACAAGGCCTTATTTATGAGAAGGTCGGCAAAATTATTTCCTACCGCCGGAAGGATCTGGATGCCTGGCGCAATGCCGGCAAAACCAAGGCCACGGCTATCTATTAG